The genomic region TGCATAACGCGCCTGCCTTTCCTTTGGGAGTGAGTGCCTCGGTCCCATTGTACAAGAACTTTGGGCCCCGCTCATCTGAACGCGGACATTTCATGATGACGAAGGCCCGCGGATGGTGCTAAGCTCAAGGCGAGGATGCAGAGAGGAGCGATATCGTATGGCGAAAGCCGAGTCCATGCTGCGACACTGGCACGCACACAGAGACGTGCTCGCGCCGTTGGTGCAGTCGGTCCCTGAGGATCAACTCGATTTTAAGCCGTGGGACAAGGCCATGTCGTTCCGTGAGTTGGTATGGCATGTCCTGTCGATCAGCGCACTGTTCGCGTCCGCCGCGAAGGCGGGCCGCATCACGGGTCGACCCGAGCAACCAGATCTGAGCTCCAAGGAAGCGCTGTTGCGCGCGATCTCGACCTTGACCGACCAAACCCACGCCGACATGGCATCCTTGAGCGATGAGCAATTTGACCAGCTCGTGGACACCAAGGCGGTCTTCGGGGCGGACCTGCCCGTGCACGCGTTGCTTGGTACGATGATCGATCACGAAATTCATCACAAAGGCCAGCTGTTTGTC from Alicyclobacillus vulcanalis harbors:
- a CDS encoding DinB family protein, which codes for MAKAESMLRHWHAHRDVLAPLVQSVPEDQLDFKPWDKAMSFRELVWHVLSISALFASAAKAGRITGRPEQPDLSSKEALLRAISTLTDQTHADMASLSDEQFDQLVDTKAVFGADLPVHALLGTMIDHEIHHKGQLFVYARLMGAKELPFFVHRG